In Flavobacterium sp. N1736, the following are encoded in one genomic region:
- the trpS gene encoding tryptophan--tRNA ligase: MAKILTGVQSTGTPHLGNLLGAIIPAIELSNNPANESYLFIADLHSITQIKDGKTLRENTYSTAAAWLACGLNPDKVTFYRQSDVTQTAELTWYLSCFFPFQRLTLAHSFKDKSDRLDDVNAGLFTYPMLMAADILLYDAEFVPVGKDQLQHLEITRDVASRFNHQMGETFVIPEAKIQEDSMLIPGTNGGKMSKSANNIINIFLDDKTLRKQVMSIETDSTPLEEPKNPDTCNAFAIYSLLANETQIAEMRANYLGGNYGYGHAKQALFELITEKFKTEREKYNYYISNLEEVDNLLKKGASKASVVADGVLQKVREVLGFGK, from the coding sequence ATGGCAAAAATACTGACTGGTGTTCAGAGTACTGGAACGCCACACTTAGGCAATTTATTGGGAGCAATTATTCCTGCAATCGAATTATCAAACAATCCGGCAAACGAATCATATTTGTTTATTGCTGATTTACATTCGATTACGCAAATAAAAGATGGTAAAACATTAAGAGAAAACACTTATAGTACTGCAGCGGCGTGGCTTGCATGTGGTCTAAATCCTGATAAAGTTACGTTTTACAGACAATCTGATGTGACGCAAACTGCTGAATTAACCTGGTATTTAAGTTGCTTTTTTCCGTTTCAGCGTTTGACTTTGGCACATTCTTTCAAAGATAAATCCGATCGTTTGGATGATGTTAATGCCGGACTTTTTACCTATCCGATGTTAATGGCAGCAGATATTTTATTGTATGATGCTGAATTTGTTCCGGTTGGAAAAGACCAATTGCAGCATTTAGAAATTACGCGCGATGTGGCTTCCCGTTTTAACCACCAAATGGGAGAAACGTTTGTAATTCCGGAAGCTAAAATTCAGGAAGACAGTATGTTGATTCCGGGAACAAACGGAGGGAAAATGAGTAAATCTGCTAATAATATTATCAATATTTTCCTTGACGATAAAACGCTTCGCAAGCAGGTTATGAGTATTGAAACAGATAGTACACCACTTGAAGAACCAAAAAATCCGGATACCTGCAATGCTTTTGCAATTTATTCTTTATTGGCAAATGAAACTCAAATTGCCGAAATGAGAGCGAATTATTTAGGCGGAAATTATGGTTATGGGCATGCAAAACAAGCTTTGTTTGAATTGATTACAGAAAAATTTAAAACCGAAAGAGAAAAATACAATTACTACATTAGCAATCTTGAAGAAGTCGATAACTTATTAAAAAAAGGTGCTTCAAAAGCTTCTGTTGTTGCTGATGGCGTTCTCCAAAAAGTTAGAGAAGTTCTTGGATTTGGAAAATAA
- the dprA gene encoding DNA-processing protein DprA: MLEQDLFYLLALLKVDGVGDIMAKKLLTHFGSANDVLTAKTNQIAAIDGVGSVLLRNLRDKSIFEKASLELEFIKANDINVSFFKDEDYPERLKHCIDSPVLIFSAGNINLKNKRIISIVGTRQITSYGTEFCRKLIEDLAPLDPVIVSGFAYGVDIMAHQFAMENNLQTIGVLAHGLNQIYPKTHKKYVAKMEQNGGFITEFWSSSNPDKENFVRRNRIVAGMTEATIVIESADTGGSLITANLANDYNRDVFAVPGRVTDKYSQGCNNLIKTQKANVLSSAADLVYILNWDIEKKVKPIQKSLFVDLDPDEQKVYDFLLKNGKELLDTIALQCDFPIFKISGMLLNMELKGVIRPLPGKLFESI; the protein is encoded by the coding sequence ATGTTAGAACAGGATTTATTTTATTTATTAGCTTTATTAAAAGTCGACGGCGTTGGCGATATTATGGCTAAAAAGTTATTGACGCATTTTGGCAGTGCCAATGATGTTTTAACAGCCAAAACAAATCAAATTGCTGCGATTGACGGAGTAGGATCTGTATTATTGAGAAATCTAAGAGACAAATCTATTTTTGAAAAAGCCAGTTTAGAGCTTGAATTTATTAAGGCAAATGATATAAATGTTTCTTTTTTTAAAGACGAAGATTATCCGGAGCGGCTTAAACATTGCATTGATTCGCCGGTTTTAATTTTTTCTGCAGGAAACATTAATCTTAAAAATAAAAGAATTATCAGCATTGTTGGAACGAGGCAGATTACTTCGTACGGAACTGAATTTTGCAGAAAACTCATAGAAGATCTCGCGCCGCTTGATCCTGTAATAGTCAGTGGATTTGCTTATGGTGTTGATATTATGGCGCATCAGTTTGCCATGGAAAATAACTTGCAAACCATTGGAGTTTTGGCGCATGGCTTAAATCAGATTTATCCAAAAACACATAAAAAATATGTCGCAAAAATGGAACAAAACGGTGGTTTTATTACTGAATTTTGGAGCTCTTCAAATCCTGATAAAGAGAATTTTGTACGCAGAAACCGTATCGTTGCCGGAATGACCGAGGCTACAATCGTTATCGAATCTGCTGATACAGGCGGATCGCTAATTACAGCAAATCTGGCAAATGATTATAACCGTGATGTTTTTGCTGTTCCCGGCAGAGTTACAGATAAGTATAGTCAGGGTTGCAATAACCTGATTAAAACACAAAAGGCAAATGTTTTGTCGAGTGCCGCAGATTTAGTTTATATTCTTAACTGGGATATTGAGAAAAAAGTAAAACCTATTCAGAAATCATTGTTTGTTGATCTTGATCCCGACGAACAAAAGGTATATGATTTTTTACTCAAAAACGGAAAAGAATTACTTGACACTATTGCGCTACAATGTGATTTCCCGATTTTTAAAATATCAGGAATGCTTTTAAATATGGAACTTAAAGGCGTAATTCGACCTTTGCCCGGCAAATTATTCGAATCTATTTAA
- a CDS encoding SPOR domain-containing protein codes for MKIETYIAQLLYRYQCVTVPGFGAFLTEIHPAQVNESTNSFFPPKKTISFNSLLKNNDGLLANHIAQAEKTSYGFAVSAIAHEVMNWKKTLEEYGVLNLKNIGDIRLNADQNMVFSPNDQHNYLTTSFGLSPFVSPLVKREIFEKKVAELEEREVIALLENEEEEVKSSKSYLRYAAIFVLGLGITGSIGYPIYQNQIATQTLIVQSAVQKKVENKIQEATFFIQNPLPAVTLSVDSYKTETVETKMPYHIMAGAFRSEQNAKKAYDQLIKDGYNARMLGENKHGLFPVLYGSYATMAEAEKAQKEIQKGENPQAWILVESL; via the coding sequence ATGAAAATCGAAACTTACATCGCGCAATTATTGTATCGTTACCAGTGTGTAACGGTTCCTGGATTTGGAGCATTTCTAACAGAAATTCACCCTGCTCAGGTTAATGAGAGCACAAATTCGTTTTTTCCACCAAAAAAAACGATCTCATTCAATAGTCTTCTAAAAAACAACGACGGACTATTGGCAAATCATATTGCTCAGGCAGAAAAAACATCTTATGGTTTTGCTGTCAGTGCAATTGCCCATGAAGTTATGAACTGGAAAAAAACGTTAGAAGAATATGGTGTTTTAAACTTAAAAAACATTGGTGATATTCGTCTAAACGCAGATCAAAACATGGTTTTCAGTCCAAACGATCAGCATAATTACCTAACTACTTCATTTGGATTAAGTCCGTTTGTTTCTCCCCTTGTAAAAAGAGAAATTTTTGAGAAAAAAGTCGCAGAACTTGAAGAAAGAGAAGTTATAGCATTACTTGAAAATGAAGAGGAAGAAGTAAAATCTTCTAAATCTTATTTGAGATATGCAGCAATATTTGTTTTAGGTCTTGGAATTACAGGAAGTATTGGATATCCGATATACCAAAACCAAATTGCCACACAAACACTTATCGTTCAAAGTGCTGTTCAGAAAAAAGTAGAAAACAAAATACAAGAAGCAACATTCTTTATTCAAAATCCGTTGCCGGCTGTTACACTTTCTGTAGATTCATATAAAACAGAAACTGTTGAAACAAAAATGCCTTATCACATTATGGCAGGTGCTTTCAGGAGTGAACAAAATGCTAAAAAAGCGTATGACCAATTAATTAAAGATGGTTATAATGCCAGAATGCTTGGCGAAAACAAACACGGATTATTCCCAGTTTTATACGGAAGCTACGCTACAATGGCTGAAGCCGAAAAAGCTCAAAAAGAAATTCAAAAAGGCGAAAATCCACAAGCCTGGATTTTAGTCGAATCTTTATAA